The stretch of DNA TCGGATTACCTTCAATATATAATCCAAAATCAGAGCTGTACACCTGCTCCTATTATTGGAAGGTGAGCAAAAGCACTCTTCTCCATCACCTATTGGGGCTGAATTTCTAATCTTGGGTGTTGAAGCATTGGGAAAAGCTTGAAGCTACCAGTCATATACCTCGCAAAAAACACTTCAACGTTTGGAAAAACGTTTCAAACGGAAAGATTAAGTCCCTCGACTTTTCTCTTTCACTATTCTAGAATGGTCCAGGACAAGAGAATGGGAGGCATCATGCGCCTTAGTGCTGAAGTATTTTTAACACCATAGCTCCTGGTGGGAAATTAAAAGTTCAACATCCTTGAGTTTCTTGCAGTTGTAATTTTAGCTACAGTTCAGCAACCATTTGCAAACCCATAATATAAGAAGCTTGAAACTAAAAAAAAGTTACGTGCTTGACAGTTTCATTTCTCAGCTTTAAGAATAGGTTCAAAACATACGATGGGCAAATTACGCTATTAATAAAGATGGATCTTTTCTCTATTTGGCGAACTTAAGCATTATCAATGTGCTTTTTAGCGCTAAATTTGAATATCCAAAAGTGCTTTGTTAGGTCTGATTTGGACATTTATCCATTGCACCCTAATTATACTGACAAAAAGGAAACTCCTCCCACATTGTATTTGCACTCGTTTAGTGACTGCGTAATGTTATGCAGTTTACACTTCGTGAGGTCTTGAGTACGTACTTATACATTTCCCTTCGTATGCCACTCCAATGGATCTGCCTATCAAGCAGGTGGCCCGTCTGATGTGGCAGGCGCTGGCGTACGTGATCCCATCATTGCCGCATAGATATTGCTCGGGGCTCGAAGGTTCAGGGCAAATCCTCGGGTTACACATAACACAGTAGGCGCTGTTCGTCTGATCTACCACACACACCGAGCTGCCTGGACATAAGACATCCCTGCACGTTTCTGTAAAATAAAGACACCAATAAAATGTGAAATGAGCACCTGTTGAAAGCTATCGTTCGCAATACAATTGGCCGGTCTTTGTGAGGCCCAAGCAAGTGTTCATAGTAAATACAGATTAATTTTTAATTTGTGATATATATTTGATTGGCAAGAACTTGAACAATAACGCCATCTGGTAAAATAGTCCAATCCCTATATTTCCCAATTACAGACACATAATACAATTTAAAGTCAACATTGTAGAGGAAAATCATTCTTAACACAATTTAATTAAAAATCAAATTGGAGGGGAAACATCATTCAACTGCAATTGAATTGAGCAATTTGTTACTTCGCACAGGAGGAGAATGGAATGCAAACATTCTTTAAGCGAACGCCTCACTTCCTTTGAAGGTTCTTGTTATTGAGCATGTACTTGTTGCACACATACTTCTGCATTTGCCTTGGTATTGGACCTCCAGTTCGGGATGTCCTTTGCATCTCGCCTTCAGCAGGACACATTCGTCTTTGTACGTTTTCCCGTCAGTCCCGCAAACAGAACCCTTCCAAGTGACGTTAGAACAGTCGGGGGCACAGACACATCGAGGTTTATTCTTCTTGTTCATTTTGCACCTTTTACCTGGACCACAATCGACGTTATCACAGGTTTCTATTATAAGAAAGAAACACACATACAGTTTTCTGGAAACTGCTTCCATGCATCAAGGAAGTATTCGGAACTTGAAGGTAAATTGTCAGTTGAACTGAATACATAATCAATATATGACAGATGTTTTGCATTTTTATGAGATTTTTCCCAGAAGCTTAATTAAAGGCTTGGTAAAACAGCGCAGACTCAGTCGCCATCTTAATAAGCCGCCCAGCAAAGCCGTGACATTCAAGAGATTCTATCTGAAGCTATTTACACCAATTAGTACTTTGACGAGTAGAGACTGAGAGCGCTGTTAGTAAAGTCAGGGCACACTAGAATGGTAAATGGTAAGCGATATGTAAATTCTAATATATCTTGCAGGATTAAATGAAAAGGCGAATGCAAACAATTTCGATTCATGTAGACTGAGTGGAATGTGTACCTTTGCAAGGCGTGCAACCAGGGGCTCCACCGTTAAAGATGATCCAACGGAAAAGGGTACTGGATGGCACATCATCTTCTGTCCACGCTGTGCCCAACCTTCCACTTTTGCAGCACTCTTCCCGGCTGACCCCGGTCATGTAGAGGACCTGGCATTTGccgttcttggcttgctgcagccAGCAGTTCCCAGCTGCAACACACAGTCATATCAGTGTCAGTTTCACGGATCCAGACACAACACGTGAACTTTGTATTGACGTTACAAGAGTGTTTACTTCAAGTATTCTGTCTCAGTCTGTGTGAACCCGCGAAGTTGAAATAATCGACATTTCCTCTAGACACTTGTCGTCGTCGTGGACAGCAACCAGGTTGCCCGAAATGTACACTGCTATCCCATAACCAAGCGGTTATTTTGAATAACGATTTATAGTGCTTGTTAAGTTATTTGGCCCTGCCCCAAGACAGCACAGGCTGAAGTGCTGTACACGCGTGCAGTGGGACAAACAACACAACCAGCCAGAATTCATCCTAACAGCGAAACAGCAGATTGCAAAATCCacagtaaataaataaaatgtgtgGCGAGCCACTCGATTTAGGCTTATGCAAAAACAATCTGTAGTTGACCGTTTGACATTCGCCTGTATTTAGCATCGCAAACTAAAGCGTCGATATCTGGAAACCGtttcccgttgatattttctatcTCTTCACATAGTCAATCAGGAATAGAAACATAAGCTATTTTTCTGTAGTACCAGCTCGTTCCAAAAATGCCTGGACTCTGCTGCCTCTTCTGGAGAGTCTAGACTTCTAGTTTGTACCGCCTGATATGAATCTATATATATCGAGTGTTCAGTTACATGGAAGACACTTTTTTTAGTTAGCAATATCAAACAGGCTAATTGGAAAGCTCACGTGGCAATTATTTCCACTGGACTAAGTAATCACACCAGCCTCTAAATCCTGCTTCAGCCGTGTGGTATAGCGATGTGACCCACCTCTAACAGTTCGCTCCGGCATTTACATGTCGATTCATATGCAACATCAATGAGGCGTTCTGTCTATAAGTAACTCCTTTGGTTCTAGAGATCTCTGCAATACTTAGACTACCAGGATCCGAGCGCAGTTCATTTATTTTCTAACTAGCTCCATGAATTGCTAACAGGTAATGCTAATTGGACCCTGAACTGAATTCTGCACAACGTTCTAAGTGAATGTGAATAAAGTACAGAAACACATGTGTGCAATGTAACTTGCCACATCGGATTTTGACCTGAAAACTTTTACTTAAAAGCAAACGATAGAATGGGTTGTGCTTTCCGAATCAGCTTTTTCAGTATCTCCTCCAAAGAAAATAACATGCGAGGCGCAGGACGGAACAAAACATCAAACTAAGAGTCATATCCACAAATTTTGAGACACAAGGCAACACGTctccaattttttttaacttaCCCTGCACTCGTTGGTCTCCAATAGTGAGGAAGATAAAAAGTGAAAGAGTTAGAGACGCAGCCCTGCTATTTAGCATCCTTAGCATTGTAGCACTCAGTTTCACCGCTGATCTAAGTACTGATCTGAGAGCACCAGACAAGTCCGATCGCTGTGTTGAATGAACGTCAATCTGTGAATGCAGTCACTCTTAAATATTTTGGCTCAAAGGGGTCTTGGCTGGTCTGTTTGGTGGGCGGTCTTCTGATGGCATGGTGATGTGTTTGgcaggatgggggaggaggaagtGATCAAAAAAGTTAAGGTGGACGGAAACTTAATCAGGTGACATTTCACCGCCTCCTCTAAACTTTTCAGCTGAAATCTCAGTCAATATCACAATTACCAAACACATTTATATAACACCCGAGCCTGGTTACAGGTCACAGTATCCATTTCTTTGTAACTGACAAGATTGCACAAACTTGTACAGAAACAATGCGCGGGGGTTGGGGTGGACGAAAATACCCTTCCTGCTATTCTTAGGCATCTGAAGGCTGTTTTTGGATTTTCTTCTGCTATTGGGCCATCTTTGCTCTATACCTACAATGTAGCAAATAGTTATAAACTGCGGAATTTGTAAGCAACTTATATCCCAAAATACTGTAAGAGCTTAAAATCATCTGTGGTCGAATATAAACCGTCCTATCTATGCACAAGGAAATACAAAAGGATTGCAAAATAAACGGACCCCAGTCATGCTAATCCAATTTCACTGGTGAATCAACAACTCCCGCCCACCTATATTCATCAATGTCGATATTTCCTCTAAAGTCGATGACTAGGATGGTTGATTATATCGAAAATAGGTTATTGTCATAATCGATCTCCTTAAATTCAGTTTGAAAAAAACACATGGGGGAGTCTATCCTCACAGACCGGTATTCAAAGCAAAGTTTGAAATCTCCGtttttattattaatatattgCCACCTGACTATTTCGGGAAAACACATCGTTGTAATAAATAAGAGTGCACAAACAGAATGAAAACCAAGGACACTGACGCCGTGTGTGCATTCAGCCACTAGGTATTAGAAAGGCATTTAGATTTAATACCCAAATCTGGCAAAGTTACACGTCTATTACTGGAGCAGACTTCGCATGTCTATGAAATGCCGTAGGCGGTCTCGTATTCTCCATTTAAGAGATTGTGACATCGAAAGTCGAATTTTAGTGTTGCTCAATGAAGTCACTTCTGGCACGGAGAATAAGTACGTAGGCGATCTGTCGCCACCTATCACAGGGAATACGCTTCCTTGTTTAATTGTCGTTTTGGCTCTGTCACGTTTTGTCCGAAACCTCCATCCAAGAAAAGATAAAACGCATGGTCCAACTTTAATGGTAATCAGTCTTAATACCCACAAAGAATCGGGCAACTTTTTTAGTTTTGATAGGTGTACCCATCTCACTAGAAATAACTCCGCGATAACAGACATTTTCCGCCAGCTGCGGGATATAGTGGTAATCCTTTAATAAAGACTTATTACAATAGGCTCTTAAGGTCTCTTTATAATAATCGCCAGAAATGCAATCGCTCTAATATTAGAAGAGACAGTTGTTTGGGTGCTTCAGACTGGTCGTAGTATTTCACCCTATCTAGCGTTCAAAATAGACATCATAATAAAAGCCATGCCAGTACGCAGTAGGAAAACTAACTTCTACAAAACGTAATTCCATGTAAATTATTTTCGTTCTCAATGCTGCGAAACTGTATTTTATATTTCCATCCTGTGTTGTTATTCCACAGCATGGCAATTATGATttgatgtaaaaaaaaacctaatGCAGCCCCCTAACGATTCAAACAAGGCAACTGCAGCTAAATTGAACATCATTAGTGATTTCTAGTTTATCTGATCAAAGCGACCGAAAGACTTCCCCTTCTCGCCAAATCTAGTTTCAGTGCAGTTGGAACAGCGAAAGAGGGCTTTAATATTATTTTGTGTCACTTTTTCGTACCATTAGTCTGGCAGTGGAGGTCTGGGTTTGAGAAGGTACGAGCAAACAACGAAGTTACATATATAGTCTGGACCAACATATGATTCCTAAATCAAACTTGAAAGCAATAAACAGCAACGTTCGGCAGACACGGGAAATATCACGAGATTTATATTTAGTTTTTAAATAAACCCGTCGCTAGCACCAATAAGAAGTTATTTAAACTGTCATTGTACCTTGCGTTTCCTGTCGTTCATATGTCCATTTAAGTATTTGGTTCGGAATCAGCCCCCTTCCACCAGGAACTGCACATATCTATTATACTTGCATTCTTCTTTGTTTTAAATATGTATCACTATTGCGATTAGCTGTTCAATTTTGATAATCGAACAGAAAATATTTATTGCAGATTGAAGACCGACAAACTGGACAATCTCACACATAGCACTGATACTTCTTCTGAATAACACCGATTGCTAAATCGGCATATCAAAGCAACTTACATCCACAAACACAGAAAGGTAAAGGAAAATTTTTCAAAACAAAACCTGGACAAAGAGGTAAAGAGATGACAATTGGAGACAAACTGGAGATTGTGTGAGAAATAGATATAAAAGGGGCACGCACAACATAAATCGTTAGCAACAAATAACAACAGATTAAGTCACGAAAATCACGGAAACATGCGACACGAAAGAGAAGAAAAGGAAATAGAAAGTAGCAAAGTGAGAGTAGCAAGGAGACAGAGTAACGAGAGGGAAACAGAAATTGCGAAGACAGAAACTTAGaaaaatgagaaagagagagaacactgaGATGCAGTTCCTGCACAAATCTGGTGAAAAACACTAAAGTGAGACCTCTGCAGGACGAAACTTGTACGTGCTCATTCACGTTTTTGATGTGGCTTTTCGTTGCTTCTAGAACCTGACTGGCAATTGGTACAACTTTTCTGAATATTAAGAGCTTTCATGATGCACTTGAGCAATCAAGAATTTGAGTCAACGTGATCATTTAATATGACTAGCAATATTTTAATATGGCAATCAAAAGCTTTAAGGCAATCCATTACTTCAATGCTGAAGATACCTTGATAAATACATAGTTCCAGTACAATATTTAAAAACAATTAATGCGCGGTTCTGAGGTTTTCACAGCTCTGTTTGATGCCTTTCACGAGATTTTATCTTTGCGTAATAAATCATTCCGCGTTCCGAATGAGTTTTCTTTCTTGTACAATTCAAAATTGTCTTGATACGAGCGAAATTATTTATCAATGCATTTATCATCTAAGCTGATAAGTTGATAAATATAAATCCATCCTTAGATGCTCTAATACAATCAAGCACCATATGCCTAATTAATGCTGATAACATGAATTCATATCCATATGCAACACAGTTTTGTTCATTCTAAGATCTGAACAAATTGTACATATTTTATCCAAATTCTATTCGTCAACTGCAAACAAATTACCCTGATGTCGGCTGGGCGGTGTTATTTTACTGCCTGTCTGAGGCATAAAAATAAATaccctaccaacaattagaagtTTGGCATTTAATCACTGGATTGTATTTAAAATTGAGTTGAAAGCAAATAATTTTGTTTGTCCGTCTCTAGTACGTAAAAGCAAAACGTGAGTTGTTATTCGAAAAGATGGTGCACGAACAGCAGGATCGCGCCGAAAGCCGGTGACTTGGTAAGCGCCGTAAGAAGTGAATAACATTATCGTGGCTTCACAAACATGCAGGCGGGTCTTTATTAATTCATATTCATAATGAAACAGTTCTTACATAATATTAAATCAttcataaaaagaaaaaaaacactaGAAACAGTTAATAAATCCAGGAAATAtcggaaaaacacagcaggtcagtCCGCATCTGAAAAAAGCGCGATTCTgatgtcttgtgtgtgtgtgtgcacctaaTAGGTTCTGACATCCTAGCCTTTTCGTTTCACAGATATCGACTGGCATGAAATGACTAACGTTTCTGAGTAGCTGAATCGTTCTGTAATGGCAAGGAGAGAATGTATCAAATGAACATGTTcatgaaatggagcagagtgttaAACAATtggatagaagcaaaatactgcggatgctggaaatctgaaataaaaacagaaaatgctggaacaactgAGTTATAGCAAACAATTTGTTTTGACTGATTAGCAGAATGAATA from Carcharodon carcharias isolate sCarCar2 chromosome 1, sCarCar2.pri, whole genome shotgun sequence encodes:
- the LOC121276116 gene encoding follistatin-A-like is translated as MLRMLNSRAASLTLSLFIFLTIGDQRVQAGNCWLQQAKNGKCQVLYMTGVSREECCKSGRLGTAWTEDDVPSSTLFRWIIFNGGAPGCTPCKETCDNVDCGPGKRCKMNKKNKPRCVCAPDCSNVTWKGSVCGTDGKTYKDECVLLKARCKGHPELEVQYQGKCRKTCRDVLCPGSSVCVVDQTNSAYCVMCNPRICPEPSSPEQYLCGNDGITYASACHIRRATCLIGRSIGVAYEGKCIKAKSCDDIQCSSGKKCLWDSRLSRGRCVVCSVCQGGRSDEPVCATDNTTYPNECAMKNSACSSGTLLEIKHTGSCNSITEEDEDEEDEQENNTFPKSTFPIW